CAAAATTCTTCGGCGTCTGTCATCACAGTCACGGAACCCATGCAAATCCTTGCGGTCTCAGGACAGAAGGTGCGCAACTGGGAAGAGGTCAACCTCGCGCTGGTTGGCCACATAGGGGACGACAGCCTGAGCCTGACACTGGCACCTTTGACTCGCCTGGAAGGGCAGAGCGGTGACGAGCGTACCTACACCCTGGATACCCGTAACTGGAAATTTGACCCGGAAAAAGAGTCGGCTATCAGCACTCTTGGACTGGGTATGCTGAGGCCTCAAGTGTTGCCCTTAGTGGCGGCTGTGACGCCAGGCAGCGCCGCAGATGAAGCGGGTATCAAAGCCGGAGATGAGATTGTCGGTATCAATGGTGTCAGCTATGGCGGGTGGGAATGGTTTGTGGCCACAATTCAGACCTCTGCCAACAAGCCGTTGCAAGTCACTATCAAACGTGGTGGCGAGCAAAAACAGCTGACCGCCACGCCGAAACTCGGTAAAGACGCCCAGGGTAAGGACGTTGGCTTAATTGGCATTACACCCCAGGCCAGCGAACTGCCTGAATCCATGCGTATTCAGTTGAAATATGGCGTGTTAGACTCACTGGCTGTTGCTGCCGACAAGACCTGGCAGTTGACTGTGGTGAGTGTGAAGATGATAGGTAAACTCTTTACCGGAGATGTATCGGTGAAGAATCTGAGCGGTCCGATTTCAATCGCTCAGGGCGCCGGGAATAGCGCCAACTACGGCTTGGTGTACTTTTTGGGATTTTTGGCTCTTATCAGCGTGAACCTGGGCATCATTAACCTGTTGCC
This sequence is a window from Shewanella zhangzhouensis. Protein-coding genes within it:
- the rseP gene encoding sigma E protease regulator RseP yields the protein MYDILWNAASFIVALGLLITAHEYGHFYIARRCGVKVERFSIGFGKPIWRRVGQDGTEYVIAMIPLGGYVKMLDERVDDVPATLQSQAFNRKNVWQRIAIVAAGPVANFIFAVFALYIMYLIGVPSLKPVINATHQNSSASVITVTEPMQILAVSGQKVRNWEEVNLALVGHIGDDSLSLTLAPLTRLEGQSGDERTYTLDTRNWKFDPEKESAISTLGLGMLRPQVLPLVAAVTPGSAADEAGIKAGDEIVGINGVSYGGWEWFVATIQTSANKPLQVTIKRGGEQKQLTATPKLGKDAQGKDVGLIGITPQASELPESMRIQLKYGVLDSLAVAADKTWQLTVVSVKMIGKLFTGDVSVKNLSGPISIAQGAGNSANYGLVYFLGFLALISVNLGIINLLPLPVLDGGHLLYYFVEVITGKPVPEKVQEIGFRFGAALLLMLMSIALFNDFARL